The following proteins are encoded in a genomic region of Stegostoma tigrinum isolate sSteTig4 chromosome 2, sSteTig4.hap1, whole genome shotgun sequence:
- the LOC132207049 gene encoding uncharacterized protein LOC132207049, which translates to MRNSNIDQAEMRMKEVGPSHPSANLTSLRVGSHSQRSWLKPMKGVLAAMAEESATCAGRQRNKFLPEESEITQCGAGGTQQARQHRRSRKADIWVGTLLQAMPCVCFTFEIDRFLDLNNMKRLQDNGAEVETHLKRETGLMSQMDRFLFPIVSLSLSTHEEGNENWLIYSVPWLYSLIFSLELRGCCNQLKWIAVSSGRSLLLSLRSC; encoded by the coding sequence gctgagatgaggatgaaGGAGGTTGGTCCATCCCACCCTTCTGCAAATCTGACCAGTCTCAGGGTGGGGTCCCACAGTCAGCGTTCGTGGCTGAAGCCCATGAAGGGAGTTTTGGCAGCAATGGCAGAAGAAAGTGCAACATGTGCCGGCAGACAGAGAAATAAATTCCTTCcagaagagtcagagataacacaatgtggagctggaggaacacagcaggccaggcagcatcggaggagcaggaaggctgacatttgggttgggacccttcttcaggcaatGCCTTGTGTTTGTTTTACTTTTGAGATTGATAGGTTCCTAGATTTGAACAATATGAAGAGACTGCAGGAtaatggtgctgaggtagagacCCATTTGAAGCGTGAGACAggtttgatgagccaaatggatCGTTTCCTATTTCCTATAGTTTCTCTTTCTTTAAGCACCCACGAGGAAGGAAATGAGAACTGGCTCATATATTCTGTCCCCTGGTTGTACAGCCTTATTTTCTCCCTGGAATTGAGAGGCTGCTGTAACCAACTGAAGTGGATAGCAGTGTCCTCAGGCAGATCATTACTATTATCGCTACGATCCTGTTAG